The Salvelinus namaycush isolate Seneca chromosome 28, SaNama_1.0, whole genome shotgun sequence genome contains a region encoding:
- the LOC120023765 gene encoding cysteine-rich protein 1-like: MPKCPKCTKEVYFAERVTSLGKDWHRPCLKCEKCNKTLSAGSHAEHDGKPYCNSPCYSALFGPKGFGRGGAESHTFTK; this comes from the exons ATGCCGAAGTGCCCAAAATGCACGAAGGAAGTTTACTTCG CGGAGAGAGTGACATCACTGGGGAAGGACTGGCACAGACCCTGTCTGAAGTGTGAGAAGTGTAACAAGACGCTGTCGGCCGGATCACACGCAGAG cacgATGGCAAGCCTTACTGTAACAGCCCCTGCTACTCTGCACTATTTGGGCCTAAAG GATTTGGACGTGGGGGAGCTGAAAGCCACACATTCACTAAGTAG